Proteins from one Cryptomeria japonica chromosome 4, Sugi_1.0, whole genome shotgun sequence genomic window:
- the LOC131079873 gene encoding probable disease resistance protein At4g33300, with protein sequence MVSVTASCMQVESHKAWKRATNKISKRRYRSNYQRKGLYTLPQINIDSFDHVHKECLLDLALFPAEKKICADALLDIWVYVEKLQRNDAFVILSELADINLLNLTGNPRGSTTIPCGNASELYISQRDVIRDLVFDLGHEDNILHRKRLSTERKNGSLLGKQELLRGRAFDTRILCILTGRMEENDWYDMNFPETEALLLLFTSTEYFLPPFLKSMKKLKFLMISNCGTNKATVKGLDILSSLTQLKSVRLERLISPLGGKQGIEALQNLEKLSLSLCEGFENIPAFTSLQDLNLDHNNDLEELPLGICNIPSIVSLSITNCHQLQNLPYDFGKMSNLRMLKLSALPCLNQLPASIGKLEQLEYLDISLCEILTELPKEIGQLKKLRELDMRECSNLTTLPSTVCELHSLKLVTCDETIGKQWLRVKNTSIPELRVEIVEAYFSLDWLDV encoded by the exons ATGGTTTCAGTGACTGCAAGCTGTATGCAAGTGGAATCGCACAAGGCTTGGAAGAGGGCAACGAATAAGATTTCTAAAAGAAGATATAGAtcaaattatcaaagaaaagggctATATACTCTGCCGCAGATCAATATTGACTCTTTCGATCATGTACACAAGGAATGTCTCTTGGACTTGGCATTGTTCCCGGCAGAAAAGAAAATATGTGCTGATGCACTTTTGGACATTTGGGTTTATGTTGAAAAGCTACAAAGGAATGATGCTTTTGTCATCTTATCAGAACTTGCGGACATAAATCTGTTAAATTTAACTGGCAATCCAAG AGGAAGTACAACAATCCCATGTGGAAATGCTTCAGAGCTATACATCTCCCAGCGTGATGTAATACGTGATTTGGTCTTCGATTTGGGACACGAAGACAATATACTCCACCGAAAGAGGTTGTCCACAGAAAGGAAAAATGGTAGTTTGCTGGGGAAACAAGAGTTGCTCAGAGGTAGAGCATTTGATACTCGAATTCTCTGCATTCTCACCG GCCGTATGGAGGAAAATGACTGGTACGATATGAATTTCCCCGAAACAGAAGCTCTGTTGTTACTCTTCACTTCCACAGAATACTTTCTTCCCCCATTTCTGAAATCCATGAAAAAGCTGAAGTTTCTCATGATATCCAATTGCGGCACAAACAAAGCAACAGTGAAAGGTCTAGATATCTTATCGTCACTCACTCAGCTCAAGAGTGTCCGCTTGGAGAGGTTGATTTCACCGCTTGGTGGAAAACAGGGCATTGAAGCACTGCAGAATTTGGAAAAGCTATCTCTGAGCTTATGTGAAGGATTTGAAAATATACCCGCATTCACCAGTTTACAAGATTTAAATCTAGACCACAACAATGATTTGGAGGAGTTGCCCCTTGGTATCTGCAATATACCCTCCATTGTGTCCTTGTCTATTACCAACTGTCATCAGCTTCAAAATTTACCATATGATTTTGGGAAAATGAGCAATCtgagaatgttaaagttatcagcATTACCATGCTTGAATCAGCTTCCTGCTTCAATTGGAAAGCTTGAACAGTTGGAGTATTTAGACATTTCACTATGTGAGATCTTGACAGAGCTTCCAAAGGAAATAGGACAACTCAAGAAATTGAGGGAGCTTGATATGAGAGAGTGTTCCAATTTGACGACGTTACCTTCAACTGTTTGTGAGCTACATTCCCTGAAGCTTGTTACCTGTGATGAGACGATTGGGAAGCAGTGGTTGCGAGTTAAGAACACTTCTATTCCTGAGCTTAGAGTTGAAATTGTGGAAGCGTACTTTAGTTTGGATTGGCTTGATGTCTGA